The following proteins are encoded in a genomic region of Ctenopharyngodon idella isolate HZGC_01 chromosome 12, HZGC01, whole genome shotgun sequence:
- the hcar1-4 gene encoding oxoeicosanoid receptor 1: protein MSNITSCMEPQTLVSSILKPILILEFIFGLPGIVFALWILFFKSPWKACNVYLFCLVISDLLLLTGLPFRIDYLFRGEDWIFGESFCRLIMYIISVNYSASMAFMSILALDRFFRIIHPHHRICRMSVRQAVVLVSTVWVGVLLLRLPPALNLVLTSQKNSSRLTCHSYLSWTWTSVQMRIYNSVQLIEVLLAFTLVVFSFVRVFSHVHSRQSKGAHRRVKRAVRLLLFLVIMFVLCFLPTVTFGIFLQVFPCSEFLIVCLQASLALSYMNSALDPVIYCHINAWFRDTLKGTTNSMGMTKFQMSAKTNRK, encoded by the coding sequence ATGAGTAACATCACCTCCTGCATGGAACCTCAGACCCTTGTTTCTTCCATTTTAAAGCCCATTCTCATTTTGGAGTTCATCTTTGGGTTGCCTGGAATTGTATTTGCTCTGTGGATTTTGTTCTTCAAGTCTCCATGGAAAGCTTGCAATGTGTATCTCTTCTGCTTGGTAATATCTGACCTCCTACTCCTCACTGGGCTGCCGTTCCGCATAGATTATCTCTTTCGTGGTGAAGACTGGATATTTGGTGAATCCTTTTGCCGCCtcattatgtatattatatctGTAAACTACTCAGCAAGCATGGCTTTCATGTCAATTTTAGCCTTGGACCGCTTCTTCAGGATAATTCACCCACACCATCGCATTTGTCGAATGAGTGTGAGACAAGCAGTAGTGTTGGTTAGCACAGTTTGGGTGGGTGTTCTACTCCTTCGCCTTCCACCCGCCTTGAACCTGGTTCTCACATCACAGAAAAACTCGTCAAGGCTCACATGCCATAGTTATCTCTCATGGACATGGACGTCGGTTCAAATGAGGATATATAATTCAGTACAGCTGATAGAAGTCCTGCTAGCGTTCACACTGGTGGTCTTCAGTTTTGTGCGTGTTTTCTCTCACGTCCACAGTCGCCAGTCTAAGGGGGCACACCGCAGGGTAAAGCGGGCAGTGAGATTGCTTCTGTTTCTTGTGATCATGTTTGTTCTGTGTTTCCTACCTACAGTGACTTTTGGCATCTTCCTTCAAGTGTTTCCCTGTTCTGAATTCCTTATAGTATGTCTTCAAGCCTCTTTAGCTTTATCCTATATGAACAGTGCACTGGATCCAGTCATCTATTGCCACATTAACGCTTGGTTTCGTGACACCCTGAAAGGCACAACCAACTCGATGGGGATGACGAAGTTCCAAATGAGTGCGAAGACGAACAGAAAATAA